The Oncorhynchus nerka isolate Pitt River linkage group LG24, Oner_Uvic_2.0, whole genome shotgun sequence genome has a window encoding:
- the LOC135564282 gene encoding uncharacterized protein LOC135564282: protein MRDRDFMPNMERGKPATYTGDKKAKMAAKTNKKWVRLATVFAYVLSVSLAAIILAIYYSLIWKPTSAGSSSFASPNAVTVVAANTTANITTSSVPNNTMHTGTQTDTSIRDDTRSKASPVTIKTETSGTEAFQWADSSSKSPTVSADDNTPKTVNVGPTKIHLVSAQNYPATNNKLATPTEVRHGSPSVTGEDSVNLPTHATMDQEDKWWTFSLVSPAVGVQHEPVEGSGLDYIQESQDTDSSRMNGVTLAEAAVATNADHPILRTDSTSDQARGTRGPVTFTDAQRDSDLITDRFSNVPEHRQEEIVTMENGDAPARTTQS from the coding sequence ATGAGGGACAGGGACTTCATGCCCAACATGGAACGGGGGAAACCCGCCACATACACGGGGGACAAAAAGGCGAAAATGGCTGCGAAGACTAACAAAAAGTGGGTGAGACTGGCCACTGTTTTCGCATACGTATTGTCCGTTTCTCTGGCGGCTAtaatattggccatatactacaGCCTAATATGGAAACCGACGTCTGCCGGTTCCTCGTCATTTGCGAGCCCCAATGCTGTGACTGTTGTCGCGGCGAATACTACTGCGAACATAACCACCAGTAGTGTGCCAAATAATACAATGCACACAGGTACGCAGACGGACACTAGTATACGCGACGACACGAGGTCCAAGGCATCACCAGTTACCATCAAAACAGAGACGTCCGGGACTGAGGCATTTCAGTGGGCGGATAGCAGTAGTAAAAGTCCCACGGTCTCCGCAGACGACAATACGCCCAAAACAGTGAATGTTGGACCAACGAAAATACACTTGGTCTCTGCGCAAAACTACCCAGCCACAAACAACAAATTGGCAACTCCAACAGAAGTAAGACACGGGTCTCCAAGTGTCACTGGAGAGGACTCGGTGAACTTGCCTACGCACGCAACCATGGACCAAGAGGATAAGTGGTGGACGTTTAGCTTGGTCTCTCCTGCTGTTGGGGTACAACATGAACCTGTGGAAGGATCTGGGTTGGATTATATTCAAGAGAGCCAAGATACGGATTCTTCTCGGATGAACGGAGTGACGCTGGCGGAAGCCGCGGTGGCTACAAACGCAGATCATCCGATTTTGCGCACCgactctacctctgaccaggccCGGGGTACGCGGGGACCGGTTACCTTTACCGATGCACAACGTGATTCGGATTTAATAACGGATCGGTTTTCTAACGTACCAGAGCACAGACAGGAGGAGATAGTTACCATGGAAAACGGAGATGCCCCAGCGAGAACTACACAATCCTAA